One Arcobacter sp. F2176 genomic region harbors:
- a CDS encoding TRAP transporter small permease, translating to MIIRLLSKAIGHINQKIAVFGMVIGVSIAFVNVVARYVFDASLTWATELSVDLLLWSAFFGAAYCFKKDAHIAVTILLDSMPSKVAKGMLLISHLVTLVFLVAVSYYGLQYITQVVYPLDERSIDLWNLPMWIVYLVIPVSFLFGAFRVAERIHAILSTNHENILKESEAEQVLAGMGMGAKEHKDNENVKHLNEMVKEVEKKTGGML from the coding sequence ATGATAATAAGACTTCTAAGTAAAGCAATAGGTCACATTAACCAAAAAATAGCTGTATTTGGTATGGTTATTGGAGTTTCTATTGCATTTGTTAATGTTGTAGCAAGATATGTTTTTGATGCATCATTAACTTGGGCAACAGAATTAAGTGTCGATTTATTATTATGGAGTGCTTTTTTTGGAGCAGCTTATTGCTTTAAAAAAGATGCACATATTGCAGTTACTATTCTTTTAGATAGTATGCCTTCAAAAGTTGCAAAAGGAATGCTACTTATTTCTCATCTAGTTACATTAGTATTTTTAGTTGCTGTTTCTTATTATGGACTTCAATACATTACTCAAGTAGTTTATCCTTTAGATGAAAGATCAATTGATTTATGGAATCTTCCTATGTGGATAGTTTATTTAGTTATTCCAGTTTCATTTCTTTTTGGAGCTTTTAGAGTTGCAGAAAGAATTCACGCAATTTTATCAACAAATCATGAAAATATATTAAAAGAGAGTGAAGCTGAACAAGTTTTAGCAGGTATGGGAATGGGTGCTAAAGAGCATAAAGATAATGAAAATGTTAAACATCTAAATGAGATGGTTAAAGAAGTTGAAAAGAAAACAGGAGGAATGCTATGA
- a CDS encoding TRAP transporter substrate-binding protein codes for MTKSNGILFTGKKFVMGAVASALLMTSGMAADYTLKFSHVVSANTPKGKAADFFEKRLEELSGGKIDVQVYPSSQLYNDSAVLKALTLDSVQMAAPSFSKFGKIVPQLALFDLPFLFNDIDQLHRVQDGPVGEKLKGLVTAKGFVALNFWDNGFKQLSSSEKPLIMPKDAEGQKFRIMSSKVLEAQFKAVGANPQMMPFSEVYSGLQQGVIDGAENPFSNIWTKKFHEVQKYLTVSNHGYLGYLVVMSKKFWKSLPEDLQKNVVQAMNEATQKEREYAQELNDSQFEKIKEYAKTTGKLEIYELTPEQRAAWKKAVSKIYPEFYDKNLIGKDLIEGALNTK; via the coding sequence ATGACAAAAAGCAATGGAATCCTGTTTACAGGTAAAAAATTTGTAATGGGAGCAGTAGCAAGTGCTTTATTAATGACTTCAGGTATGGCAGCAGACTATACACTTAAATTTTCACATGTTGTAAGTGCAAATACACCAAAAGGAAAAGCGGCCGATTTTTTTGAAAAAAGATTAGAAGAACTTTCTGGTGGTAAAATTGATGTTCAAGTTTATCCTTCTTCTCAACTTTACAATGATAGTGCTGTTCTTAAAGCCTTAACTTTAGACTCTGTTCAAATGGCAGCACCATCTTTTTCTAAGTTTGGTAAAATTGTTCCTCAACTAGCACTATTTGATTTACCATTTTTATTTAATGATATTGATCAATTACATAGAGTTCAAGATGGACCAGTTGGTGAAAAATTAAAAGGATTAGTAACTGCAAAAGGTTTCGTAGCTTTAAACTTTTGGGATAATGGATTCAAACAATTATCTTCATCTGAAAAACCACTTATTATGCCAAAAGATGCAGAAGGTCAAAAATTTAGAATCATGTCTTCTAAAGTTTTAGAAGCACAATTTAAAGCAGTTGGTGCAAATCCACAAATGATGCCTTTCTCTGAAGTTTATTCTGGTTTACAACAAGGTGTTATTGATGGTGCTGAAAATCCATTTTCAAATATTTGGACTAAAAAATTCCACGAAGTACAAAAATATCTAACTGTTTCAAACCATGGTTACCTAGGTTATTTAGTTGTAATGTCTAAAAAATTCTGGAAATCATTACCTGAAGATTTACAAAAAAATGTTGTTCAAGCAATGAATGAAGCTACGCAAAAAGAAAGAGAGTATGCGCAAGAATTAAACGATTCTCAATTTGAAAAAATTAAAGAGTACGCAAAAACAACTGGAAAACTTGAAATTTATGAATTAACTCCTGAACAAAGAGCTGCTTGGAAAAAAGCTGTTAGTAAAATCTACCCTGAATTTTATGATAAAAATTTAATTGGTAAAGATTTAATTGAAGGTGCTCTTAACACTAAATAA
- a CDS encoding response regulator transcription factor, protein MDYNLVNQLRSFTLLYAEDEIGIQNNIFEILDCMFKNIYLAKDGEEAYKLYLEKKPDLIITDIKMPKMTGLELVKKIRESNPKVRVIITSAHTDLEYLLDATELHLVKYIVKPITEEKLSLALRAFIDSFENSTIFNLIPLWVYDESKALVKGPSEEFILTKKENIFLKMLLVKGRIITYHEIENILWEETSVMTQNALRLFIKNLRKKLPKNILKNIQGTGYRLNI, encoded by the coding sequence ATGGATTATAATCTAGTAAACCAACTTAGAAGTTTCACTTTACTTTATGCCGAAGATGAAATTGGTATTCAAAATAATATTTTTGAGATTCTTGATTGTATGTTTAAAAACATATATCTAGCAAAAGATGGAGAGGAAGCTTATAAGCTATACTTAGAGAAAAAACCTGACTTAATAATTACAGATATTAAAATGCCAAAAATGACAGGACTCGAACTAGTCAAAAAAATCAGAGAATCTAATCCAAAGGTGCGAGTAATAATTACTTCTGCACATACTGATTTAGAATATCTTTTAGATGCAACAGAACTTCATTTAGTAAAATATATAGTAAAACCAATAACAGAAGAGAAACTAAGCCTTGCATTAAGAGCTTTTATAGATAGTTTTGAAAATAGCACTATTTTCAACCTCATACCTTTATGGGTTTATGATGAGAGTAAAGCATTAGTAAAAGGTCCAAGTGAAGAGTTTATACTTACAAAAAAAGAGAATATCTTTTTAAAAATGCTTTTAGTAAAGGGTAGAATCATCACTTACCATGAGATTGAAAATATTCTTTGGGAAGAGACTTCGGTTATGACACAAAATGCCCTAAGGCTATTTATCAAAAATTTACGGAAAAAACTCCCTAAAAATATATTAAAAAATATTCAAGGCACAGGATACAGATTAAATATCTAA
- the gltB gene encoding glutamate synthase large subunit — protein MGCNLDLLTSFKDNCGFGLLADLKKRPSHSNLEDAIHSLERMMHRGAVAADGKTGDGSGLLLSMPDKFMRKIAFHEGIDLPETYAVAMIFTSEDSELETFIEFCEKNDLKVLLTRKVPVDTEALGEQALESLPNIVQVFVRPNSLMSSKRFEAMLYLTRKECEHKLKDNKDFYIPTFSSKVIAYKGLIMPTHIKHFYIDLRDEDFQISFALFHQRFSTNTLPKWKLAQPFRAIAHNGEINSVEANRFNVEVKSELVKSEIFSDEEIQRILPILQTGSSDSASLDNMFEFLIANGVDFFKAARSLVPAPWQNAPQMDSDLRAFYEYRSTSMEAWDGPAAISLTDGRHIGCLIDRNGLRPAKYVITKNHKIYITSEYGTLEIDENNILERGRLQSGQMIGLDLNHGKILKEEDINNYLKSSQNYVQWLTKDMEYLQEYIDESFLDTSDYKVKDIETKQKYFNITYEVLDQVLEPMAKEGKEPVGSMGDDTPMACFSKVNRNFTDYFRQKFAQVTNPPIDPYREKVVMSLETGFGPIYNILDEKPEYAKRLKVVSPILMKEKYDVLRSFGDSTNPRYNSQYKNKVFSTTFKTDLKASLETLSQKVIKSVNEDNITVIILDDRKGSKDNKIMPAAMVVGYLNKKLLEVGIRHQVSLVAVTGEVYDPHMAAVLLAYGVTAIYPYMMYGSVVSLFSRNEISKYEMQALLKNTLKSINAGLLKIMSKMGICTVASYRNSTLFDVIGLSDEIINDCFHGSHSDLAGLGYADIEERIEKIHFNAYCDDTYMFPLNLGGFYKYINGGEYHDYGPATTNAMHNKKAKDKEDITDFDTLRTLVETRDKKFIRDFFEFNSDRKAIDINEVESLEDIFKRFATAAMSLGSISPEAHEAMATAMNTIGGMSNSGEGGEDQKRFGTIKNSKIKQVASGRFGVTPGYLRSAQEIQIKVAQGAKPGEGGQLPGHKVTPLIASLRHTVEGVTLISPPPHHDIYSIEDLAQLIFDLKQINPEAKITVKLVSTIGVGTIAAGVAKAYADRIVISGADGGTGAAPLTSIKHTGNPWEMGLSEAHNALKANSLRESVHLQTDGGLKTGLDVVKAAMLGAESYAFGTAALTLLGCKILRICHTNKCSVGVATQDEDLRAFFTGTVDRLISYFTFIGEDVRKILASLGYKTIEEIVGRSDLLKVIDDEFAQKFDFQNILRRIDGVDTCQKLRNEPYDKNEFEKALLKKVHRTIENPKMPIKIKETICNLNRSFGTLISGEIAKYYGDKGLPDNSITFELNGIAGQSLGALLSKGMNINLYGAANDYVGKGMNGGKIIVNTPHQGPEFAGAGNTCLYGATGGKLYVRAAVGERFAVRNSGAIAVVEGTGDNACEYMTGGIVVILGDTGINFGAGMTGGLSFIYDPEKSFIDKMNQELIEAVRIDTDDTERERLYLKRLLMDYFNETESERAALILDNFRPQIRNFWMVKPKNMTVLPLDPDKGD, from the coding sequence ATGGGTTGTAATTTAGATTTACTTACATCTTTTAAAGATAACTGTGGTTTTGGTTTACTTGCTGATTTAAAAAAAAGACCAAGTCATAGTAACTTAGAAGATGCTATTCATTCACTAGAGCGAATGATGCACAGAGGTGCAGTGGCAGCTGATGGTAAAACTGGAGATGGTTCTGGTTTACTATTATCAATGCCTGACAAATTTATGAGAAAAATTGCCTTTCACGAAGGAATAGACTTACCTGAAACATATGCTGTAGCTATGATATTTACAAGTGAAGATTCAGAATTAGAAACATTTATAGAATTTTGTGAAAAAAATGATTTAAAAGTATTATTGACTAGAAAAGTTCCTGTTGATACTGAAGCTCTTGGTGAACAAGCTTTGGAGAGCCTACCAAATATTGTACAAGTATTTGTTAGACCAAATAGTTTAATGTCATCAAAAAGATTTGAGGCAATGTTATATCTTACTAGAAAAGAGTGTGAGCATAAATTAAAAGATAATAAAGATTTTTATATTCCAACATTCTCATCAAAAGTAATCGCATATAAAGGGCTTATTATGCCTACACATATTAAGCATTTTTATATTGATTTAAGAGATGAAGATTTTCAAATTTCATTTGCCTTATTTCATCAACGATTTTCAACAAATACTCTTCCTAAATGGAAGTTAGCTCAACCATTTAGAGCAATAGCTCATAATGGAGAAATTAACTCTGTAGAAGCAAATAGATTTAATGTTGAAGTAAAATCAGAATTAGTAAAATCAGAAATATTTAGTGATGAAGAGATACAAAGAATCTTGCCTATTTTACAAACAGGTTCGTCTGATTCTGCATCTTTAGATAACATGTTCGAGTTTTTGATTGCTAATGGAGTAGATTTTTTCAAAGCTGCAAGAAGTTTAGTACCTGCTCCTTGGCAAAATGCACCACAAATGGATTCTGATTTAAGAGCATTTTATGAATACAGATCTACTTCAATGGAAGCTTGGGATGGTCCAGCTGCAATATCTTTAACAGATGGTAGACATATTGGTTGTTTGATAGATAGAAATGGATTAAGACCAGCAAAATATGTAATTACAAAAAATCATAAGATTTATATTACATCAGAATATGGTACTTTAGAAATTGATGAAAACAATATTTTAGAACGAGGTAGATTACAGTCAGGTCAAATGATTGGATTAGACCTTAACCATGGTAAAATCCTAAAAGAAGAAGATATAAATAATTATTTAAAATCTTCTCAAAATTATGTACAATGGTTAACAAAAGATATGGAATATCTTCAAGAGTATATTGATGAATCTTTTTTAGATACTAGCGATTATAAAGTTAAAGATATTGAGACAAAACAAAAATATTTTAATATTACATATGAAGTATTAGATCAAGTTCTTGAACCTATGGCAAAAGAGGGCAAAGAACCAGTTGGATCTATGGGTGATGATACACCAATGGCATGTTTTTCAAAGGTAAATAGAAATTTTACTGATTATTTTAGACAAAAATTTGCACAAGTTACAAACCCTCCAATTGACCCATATAGAGAAAAAGTTGTAATGTCATTAGAAACAGGATTTGGACCTATTTATAACATCTTAGATGAAAAACCTGAGTACGCAAAAAGATTAAAAGTTGTAAGTCCTATTTTAATGAAAGAGAAATATGATGTATTAAGATCTTTTGGAGATAGTACAAATCCAAGATATAATTCACAATATAAAAATAAAGTTTTCTCAACTACTTTTAAAACTGATTTAAAAGCCTCATTAGAAACTTTATCACAAAAAGTTATTAAATCAGTTAACGAAGATAATATAACAGTAATAATTTTAGATGATAGAAAAGGTTCTAAAGACAATAAAATTATGCCTGCTGCTATGGTTGTGGGATACTTAAATAAAAAACTTTTAGAAGTTGGTATTAGACATCAAGTATCATTAGTAGCAGTAACTGGTGAAGTTTATGATCCTCATATGGCAGCTGTTCTTTTAGCTTATGGTGTTACAGCTATTTACCCATATATGATGTACGGTTCAGTTGTTTCGTTATTTAGTAGAAATGAAATTTCAAAATATGAAATGCAAGCTTTACTTAAAAATACTCTAAAATCAATAAATGCTGGATTACTAAAAATCATGTCTAAAATGGGTATTTGTACAGTAGCTTCATATAGAAACTCAACGCTATTTGATGTAATTGGACTAAGTGATGAGATTATTAATGATTGTTTTCATGGGAGTCATTCTGATTTAGCAGGTTTAGGTTATGCCGATATTGAAGAAAGAATTGAAAAAATTCATTTTAATGCATACTGTGATGATACTTATATGTTCCCATTAAATCTAGGTGGATTTTATAAGTATATTAATGGTGGTGAATATCATGATTATGGTCCAGCAACTACAAATGCTATGCATAATAAAAAAGCAAAAGATAAAGAAGATATTACAGATTTTGACACTTTAAGAACTCTTGTAGAAACAAGAGATAAAAAATTCATTAGAGATTTTTTTGAATTTAATTCAGATAGAAAAGCAATTGATATTAATGAAGTTGAATCTTTAGAAGATATTTTCAAAAGATTTGCAACAGCTGCTATGTCTTTGGGTTCTATTTCTCCTGAAGCTCATGAAGCAATGGCTACAGCTATGAATACAATTGGTGGTATGAGTAACTCAGGTGAGGGTGGTGAAGACCAAAAAAGATTTGGAACAATCAAAAACTCTAAAATCAAACAAGTTGCTTCTGGAAGATTTGGTGTAACACCAGGTTATCTAAGAAGTGCCCAAGAGATTCAAATCAAAGTTGCACAAGGAGCAAAACCAGGTGAAGGTGGACAGTTACCTGGTCACAAAGTTACTCCATTGATTGCAAGTTTAAGACATACGGTTGAAGGGGTTACTCTTATTTCTCCTCCACCACACCATGATATTTATTCTATTGAAGATTTAGCTCAATTGATTTTTGACTTAAAACAAATCAATCCAGAGGCAAAAATCACAGTTAAATTAGTATCAACTATTGGTGTTGGAACTATTGCAGCAGGTGTTGCAAAAGCATATGCTGATAGAATTGTTATCTCAGGTGCAGATGGTGGTACAGGAGCTGCTCCTTTAACATCTATTAAGCATACAGGTAATCCTTGGGAAATGGGTCTTTCAGAAGCTCATAATGCCTTAAAAGCAAATAGTTTAAGAGAATCTGTTCATCTTCAAACAGATGGTGGACTTAAAACAGGACTTGATGTTGTAAAAGCTGCAATGTTAGGGGCTGAGTCTTATGCCTTTGGAACAGCAGCACTTACACTTTTAGGTTGTAAGATTTTAAGAATTTGTCATACAAATAAATGTTCTGTGGGAGTTGCTACTCAAGATGAAGATTTAAGAGCATTTTTTACAGGTACAGTTGATAGACTTATCTCTTACTTCACATTTATTGGTGAAGATGTTAGAAAAATACTTGCATCATTGGGGTATAAAACTATTGAAGAGATAGTAGGAAGAAGTGACTTATTAAAAGTAATTGATGATGAGTTTGCTCAAAAATTTGATTTCCAAAATATATTAAGAAGAATAGATGGAGTTGATACCTGTCAAAAGCTAAGAAACGAGCCATATGATAAAAATGAGTTTGAAAAAGCATTATTAAAAAAAGTTCATAGAACAATAGAAAATCCTAAAATGCCAATTAAAATCAAAGAGACTATTTGTAACTTAAATAGATCATTTGGTACTTTGATTTCTGGTGAAATTGCTAAGTATTATGGGGATAAAGGTTTACCTGATAACTCTATTACTTTTGAGTTAAATGGAATTGCAGGACAATCTTTGGGTGCATTATTATCAAAAGGGATGAATATCAACCTTTATGGCGCAGCAAATGATTATGTTGGTAAAGGTATGAATGGTGGTAAAATCATTGTAAATACTCCTCACCAAGGTCCAGAATTCGCAGGTGCTGGTAATACCTGTCTGTATGGTGCAACTGGTGGAAAACTTTATGTAAGAGCAGCAGTAGGGGAGCGATTTGCTGTTAGAAATTCAGGAGCTATTGCAGTTGTTGAGGGAACAGGAGATAATGCTTGTGAGTATATGACTGGTGGTATTGTTGTAATTTTAGGTGATACAGGTATTAATTTTGGAGCTGGTATGACTGGTGGATTGTCTTTTATTTATGACCCTGAAAAATCTTTTATTGATAAAATGAATCAAGAATTAATAGAAGCTGTTAGAATTGATACAGATGATACGGAGAGAGAAAGACTATATTTAAAAAGATTATTAATGGATTATTTTAATGAAACAGAATCAGAAAGAGCAGCTTTAATATTAGATAATTTTAGACCACAAATAAGAAACTTTTGGATGGTAAAACCAAAAAATATGACAGTTCTACCATTAGATCCGGATAAGGGAGATTAA
- a CDS encoding TRAP transporter substrate-binding protein, which translates to MKITIKSLIISATLGSLLFTGCGDTKVEDKKPSSKTENAGPEYTLKFSHVVSANTPKGKAADFFEKRLEELSGGKIDVQVYPSSQLYKDNAVLKALTLNSVQMAAPSFSKFGKIVPQLALFDLPFLFNDIDQLHRVQDGSVGQKLKQMIDDKGYIALNFWDNGFKQFSSSKVPIIMPKDAEGQKFRIMSSKVLEAQFKAVGANPQMMPFSEVYSGLQQGVIDGAENPFSNIWTKKFHEVQKYLTVSNHGYLGYLVVMSKKFWESLPEDLQKNVVQAMNEATIKEREYAQELNNSQFEKIKEYAKTTGKLEIFELSPEQRAAWKEAVSKIYPEFYDKDLIGEDLINDALNTK; encoded by the coding sequence ATGAAAATCACTATAAAAAGTTTAATAATTAGTGCAACTCTTGGTTCACTATTATTTACTGGTTGTGGAGATACAAAAGTGGAAGATAAAAAGCCTTCTTCAAAAACTGAAAATGCTGGACCTGAATATACACTTAAATTTTCACATGTTGTAAGTGCGAATACACCAAAAGGAAAAGCGGCCGATTTTTTTGAAAAAAGACTAGAAGAGCTTTCTGGTGGTAAAATTGATGTTCAAGTTTATCCCTCTTCTCAACTTTATAAAGATAATGCAGTTCTAAAAGCTTTAACTTTAAATTCTGTTCAAATGGCAGCACCATCTTTTTCTAAGTTTGGTAAAATTGTTCCTCAACTAGCACTATTTGATTTACCATTTTTATTTAATGATATTGACCAATTACATAGAGTTCAAGACGGAAGTGTAGGTCAAAAATTAAAACAAATGATTGATGATAAAGGCTACATTGCATTAAACTTTTGGGATAATGGATTTAAACAATTTTCTTCATCAAAAGTACCAATAATCATGCCAAAAGATGCAGAAGGTCAAAAATTTAGAATCATGTCTTCTAAAGTTTTAGAAGCACAATTTAAAGCAGTTGGTGCAAATCCACAAATGATGCCTTTCTCTGAAGTTTATTCTGGTTTACAACAAGGTGTTATTGATGGTGCTGAAAATCCATTTTCAAACATTTGGACTAAAAAATTCCATGAAGTACAAAAATATCTAACTGTTTCAAATCATGGGTACCTAGGTTATTTAGTTGTAATGTCTAAAAAGTTCTGGGAATCATTACCTGAAGATTTACAAAAAAATGTTGTTCAAGCTATGAATGAGGCTACAATTAAAGAAAGAGAATATGCTCAAGAATTAAATAATTCTCAATTTGAAAAAATTAAAGAGTATGCAAAAACAACTGGAAAACTTGAAATATTCGAATTAAGTCCTGAACAAAGAGCTGCTTGGAAAGAAGCTGTTAGTAAAATCTACCCTGAATTTTATGATAAAGATTTAATAGGTGAAGATTTAATTAATGATGCTCTTAATACAAAATAA
- a CDS encoding cache domain-containing protein, with protein sequence MTTMITLISYFYVKNTYADFDMELNKFVHDYYSHQKALLKKEINVVIDIINYNATKSGSTEEELKEETIRLLNNISFERERSNYIFVYEILDFNGGDKFAKLLVNPNRLDIVGTVISANYEDANGKKFRQDFLNDIKVKGESFTQYVYKKFSSDQVRQKITYFKLYPTWNWVIAVGVYTDDIEKDIAKKKEDLKSRVKTQIIQTVLLFVLFLSIGIVLTILLSERIDDFFKEYREKVKAKSDALIELNETLEKRVSDELEKNREHEQLLVQKSKFIALGEMISNIAHQWRQPLSELSSIFMNIKFKHGMDKLDKETMDKKSKEAEVVLDYMSHTIDDFRNFFMPTKDKEEFYLKDAINSVMTIISSALKYNNINVQIDVGDDLKLNTFLNEYEQVLLNIISNAKDVLIQNNIENPIIKIYAEEQGNYILLSIEDNGEGVKVNPKSKIFEPYFTTKSDSDGTGIGLYMSKIIIDKNMKGKLRVRNTKNGAKFVITVPK encoded by the coding sequence ATGACAACTATGATAACTCTTATATCATATTTTTATGTAAAAAATACTTACGCTGACTTTGATATGGAGTTAAATAAGTTTGTTCATGATTACTATTCACATCAAAAAGCTCTTCTAAAAAAAGAGATAAATGTTGTAATTGATATTATAAATTACAATGCTACGAAAAGCGGTAGCACAGAAGAAGAATTAAAAGAAGAGACAATAAGACTTTTAAATAATATTTCCTTTGAAAGGGAAAGAAGTAATTATATTTTTGTATATGAAATTTTGGATTTTAATGGGGGTGATAAGTTTGCAAAACTATTAGTCAATCCAAATAGATTGGATATTGTAGGAACAGTTATTTCAGCAAATTATGAAGATGCAAATGGAAAGAAATTTAGACAAGATTTTTTAAATGATATAAAGGTTAAAGGGGAATCTTTTACCCAATATGTATATAAAAAATTCTCTTCTGATCAAGTAAGACAAAAAATTACCTATTTTAAACTTTATCCAACTTGGAATTGGGTTATAGCTGTTGGAGTTTATACAGATGACATTGAAAAAGATATTGCTAAGAAAAAAGAAGATTTAAAAAGTAGGGTTAAAACTCAAATAATACAAACTGTATTATTATTTGTACTATTTTTATCTATAGGAATTGTTTTAACTATACTTCTAAGTGAAAGAATTGATGACTTTTTTAAAGAGTATAGGGAAAAAGTGAAAGCAAAATCTGATGCACTAATTGAGTTGAATGAGACTTTAGAAAAAAGAGTTTCTGATGAGTTAGAAAAAAATAGAGAGCATGAACAATTACTTGTGCAAAAATCTAAGTTTATTGCTTTGGGTGAAATGATATCAAATATTGCTCACCAATGGAGACAACCACTATCTGAACTCTCTTCAATATTTATGAACATAAAATTTAAACATGGTATGGATAAATTAGATAAAGAAACAATGGATAAAAAATCTAAAGAAGCAGAAGTTGTATTGGATTATATGTCTCATACTATTGATGACTTTAGAAATTTCTTTATGCCAACAAAAGATAAAGAAGAGTTTTATTTAAAAGATGCAATCAATTCAGTTATGACCATAATATCATCAGCCTTGAAATATAATAACATAAATGTTCAAATCGATGTAGGAGATGATTTAAAATTAAATACATTTCTCAACGAATACGAACAAGTATTATTAAATATAATTTCAAATGCAAAAGATGTTTTAATCCAAAATAATATTGAAAATCCAATTATTAAAATCTATGCTGAAGAGCAGGGAAATTACATTCTCTTATCTATAGAAGATAATGGTGAGGGAGTAAAAGTAAATCCTAAAAGTAAAATATTTGAACCATATTTCACAACAAAAAGTGATAGTGATGGAACAGGTATTGGTCTATATATGTCAAAAATAATTATTGATAAAAATATGAAAGGTAAACTAAGAGTTCGTAATACAAAAAATGGTGCAAAATTTGTAATTACTGTTCCTAAATAA
- a CDS encoding TRAP transporter large permease translates to MSIAVLFGIFFFLVLIGAPIAICLGAATFTTMMLFTPISPIEVSSMMFEKVDHYSLMAIPMFILAGNLLSKGSAAQRIIEFAKSIVGHLPGGLPISAIFASIIFAAVSGSSPATVVAIGSIMFGAIMQAGYPKKYAVGTIATAGSLGILIPPSIVLIVYGVTAEVSIGRLFMAGVVPGILLGIMLMVVTYIGAVRLGFQREEPQPFKVRLAKMKDASWGLMTIVIVIGGIYGGIFTPTEAAAVAAVWAFFISVFIYKDIKLSEFYTTTLESAKTTAMIMFIIANAMLFAHFLTIENIPQMITNALVEANVDKYMFLLMVNVLLIIAGSFMEPSAIIMIMVPLLLPVAVALGIDPIHFGIVITINMELGMVSPPVGLNLFVTSGLTGMSIKDVIVATLPWTLTIFVGLMLVTYIPEIALFLPNLMYGG, encoded by the coding sequence ATGAGTATAGCTGTATTATTTGGAATATTTTTCTTTTTAGTACTTATTGGAGCTCCAATTGCTATTTGTTTAGGGGCTGCTACATTTACTACAATGATGTTATTTACTCCAATATCACCTATTGAAGTTTCTTCAATGATGTTCGAGAAAGTTGATCATTATTCACTTATGGCAATTCCAATGTTTATTCTAGCTGGTAACTTACTGAGTAAGGGAAGTGCCGCGCAGAGAATTATTGAATTTGCTAAGTCAATTGTAGGGCACTTACCAGGTGGATTACCTATTTCAGCTATTTTCGCATCTATAATTTTTGCTGCTGTTTCTGGTTCTTCTCCTGCAACTGTTGTTGCTATTGGTTCTATTATGTTTGGTGCTATTATGCAAGCTGGTTACCCTAAAAAGTATGCTGTTGGTACTATTGCAACTGCTGGAAGTTTAGGTATTTTAATTCCACCTTCAATTGTATTAATCGTATATGGTGTTACAGCTGAAGTTTCAATTGGAAGACTTTTTATGGCAGGTGTTGTTCCCGGTATTTTATTAGGAATCATGCTTATGGTTGTTACATATATAGGAGCTGTTAGATTAGGATTTCAAAGAGAAGAACCTCAGCCTTTTAAAGTAAGACTTGCAAAAATGAAAGATGCATCATGGGGACTTATGACAATTGTTATTGTAATAGGTGGTATCTATGGTGGTATCTTTACTCCAACTGAAGCTGCTGCTGTTGCTGCTGTTTGGGCATTCTTTATTTCTGTATTCATTTATAAAGATATTAAATTATCTGAATTTTATACAACAACACTAGAATCAGCTAAAACAACTGCAATGATTATGTTTATTATTGCAAATGCAATGTTATTTGCTCACTTCTTAACTATTGAGAATATTCCACAAATGATTACAAATGCATTAGTTGAAGCAAATGTTGATAAATATATGTTCTTACTTATGGTGAATGTTCTTTTAATTATCGCTGGGTCATTTATGGAACCTAGTGCAATTATTATGATTATGGTACCTTTATTACTTCCAGTTGCTGTTGCACTTGGAATTGATCCTATTCACTTTGGTATTGTTATTACTATCAATATGGAGCTTGGAATGGTTTCTCCACCTGTTGGTTTAAACTTATTTGTTACATCAGGACTTACAGGAATGTCTATAAAAGATGTTATAGTTGCCACTTTACCTTGGACATTGACTATCTTTGTAGGACTAATGCTGGTTACTTATATACCAGAAATTGCCCTATTCTTACCAAATTTGATGTATGGTGGATGA